The stretch of DNA TGGTGGCAGCGACATGCGTGCCCTTGAGGTCGGCAACCGACGTGATCGGTGAGCCGTCGGCAACCACGATCGCAGACCACTCCGGCTGGGAGTAGATGTCGATCGTCTGGATGGGCGAGCCGTTCGAGCGGGCCAGCAGCGCGGCTGAGCCGGCCGTCGAGCCCACGTCGATGGCGCCGGCGCGCAGGGCCTCGTTGGCCTTGTTTGAGCCGGCCGACTGCACCCAATTGACCGTCACATCTTGGCTCGCGAGGGCATCCTCGAGCCAGCCCTGATCCTTGATGACCAGGCTGAGCGGATTGTAGGTGGCGAAGTCGATGGTGAGGGTTCCACCCTGGATGACGGCACCCGCGGAGCCCTTCGATTTGGCTTGGGCGGGCTGATTCTCACCGGCAACACAGCCGCTGAGCAGCAGGCTGGCAGCCGCGGCGGCAGCGATCAAGGCAGAGGTGGTCACGCGTCGTGTGGTCATGGAGTTCTCTCGGCTAGGGCGGGTGATGGATACTGTGGTGCTTAAAAACGGATCCCGCGTCAGGGGAATCTCGAGGCGGCACCGCGGTGCCGGTCGACGCCGAGGCCGGCGAGTAGCTCGGCCCGCAGCTCGGCGAGTTCGGCCGAACCGCGGTCGCGGGGGCGTGCGCCCGGCACGACGATCTCGTGTCGGATGCCGGCGGAGCGCTCACCGTCTGAGCGGCCGAGCAGAATGATGCGGTCCGCCAGCTGCAGGGCTTCATCGACGTCGTGCGTGACGAGTAGCACCGTTGTCGGCGCGGCCTGGTGAACGTCGAGCAGCAGATCCTGCATCTTGAGGCGGGTCAGAGCGTCGAGGGCGCCGAACGGCTCGTCGAGGAGCAGCACGCCGGGGTTTCGCGCGAGCGCGCGTGCGAGCGAGGCGCGCTGCGCCATGCCGCCGGAGACTTCCCGCGGGCGGTGCTGGGCGAAGGCGGTCAAGCCGACGAGCTCGAGAAGTTCACGGACGTGAGCCCGCCCGGACGCGCGCGGGGTGCCTCGCGGCAGTCCGAGGGCCACGTTGGCGGCGAGGGTGCGCCACGGCAGCAGGCGTGGCTCCTGAAAACCCACGGCGCAGCGCGGGTCGATTCCGCGAACGGAGGTTCCGTCGATCGTGACAGTGCCGGAGGAGGGTGTGTCGAGGCCTCCAGCGATGCGCAGGAGCGTCGACTTTCCGCATCCGCTCGTGCCAAGAATCGCGAGAATCTCTCCGGCCGGTACCGTGAGCGACACATCGCCCAGTACGGCACGTGGGCCAGCGGATGCGCCGCGTGCGCCGTCGGTGCCGAAAACCCGGCCGATGCCGTCGAAAGTAACACTGAACGACGAGTTTTCTCGCGGTGCGACGGGAGGAACGGAAGGAGAATCCGCCCTCACTTCCGCGCGCTGGTCGACGCGGGGGAGGGTTGCGGTTACGCTCGGCATCGTTCAACTCCGTCTCTCGTCTCGGTGGAATTTCCTCGACGTTATCGACTTGCCCGTGCGCGCCGCAGGGCCGCTGACGCGGGGCGTAACAGTCTCGTCGCGGCCGGGCCCCTCCGGGCCCGCGTGCCGACCGGCCCCTCCGGGTTCTCCTGTCGACGGGTCCCTCCGGGTTCTCGCGAGAGTGCAGTTGTTGTTGCTTCCGGGTGCGTGAAGCAACAACAACTGCACTCTCGTGGCAAGATCTGGCTGACGAGGGGCCGACGAGGGGCTGACGAGGGGCCGACGAGGCGACAAGGCGGGCGACGAGTGAGCGCGCGACGGGCTCACGACGCGCGACGGGCGGCAGCCAGAACCGCCTCGGGTCACGCGGGAGCGGCGAACCTTGCAATGATGGAACTATGACTCGAACCGTTGCTGGTGCCCGCGTGCTCATCACCGGCGCGGCCAGCGGGATGGGCCGGCTATATGCCGCGCGTGCCGTTGCCGAGGGCGCTGCCGCCGTGATCCTCTGGGACCGTGATTCAGCCGGAGTTTCCGTGGCAGCTGCCGAACTCAGCTCCATCGCCGGTGCTCGCACCCGCGTCATCCCCTATGTCGTCGACATCGCCGATCTCGGCGCGATCGCCCAGACGGCGCAACGCGTGCGCGTCGAAGTGGGCAATCCCGACATCCTGATCAACAATGCGGGAATCATTCGCGGCAAGTTCTTTTGGGAGCACGACAACGGCGAAGATACCCGGCCGACCATGCAAATCAACGCGCTGGCGCCCATGTACATCACGCGCGAGTTCTTACCCGGCATGATCGACAACGCCTCGCGGGCGGCGCGCATCGTGAATATCGCCTCGGCCGCCGGCACACTTTCGAACCCGCGCATGAGCGTCTACGCGGCGTCGAAGGCCGCCCTGATCGGCTGGAGCGACTCGCTGCGCCTCGAACTCGTGCAACAGCACCACGGCAACGTGAAGGTCACCACGGTCGCCCCGAGCTACATTTCGACCGGGATGTTCGCGGGCGCGCGCGGGCCGTTGCTCACGCCGGTCATGACCCCGGAGTACGTCGTTGACCGGGTCTGGACGGCCATGCTCGCCGGTAAACCGATGCTCTCGCTGCCTTGGACCGTCAACCTCGCCAAGGCGCTGCGGGCCACGCTGCCGTTACCGGTCTGGGACTCGATCGCCGGCGGAGTCTTCGGCGTCTACCGCTCAATGGAGAAGTTCACCGGTCGCTGATTCACGGGTCGATCCTGTCGACCCGCACGAGTCGCGGATGCCTCACACCGCCTCGAGCCGAATCTGATGGTCGGCCCGCACCGCGCACGCCTCGATCAGCTCGGCATTGCGCTCGTCGGGCCCTGTCGCCCAGGCTCTCGCGGCCTCGGGAGTCTTCCCGAACTGTTCATGCCGCGTGACCAGCCTTTCCCAACGGATGTCCCGAGCCAAGTCCACAAACAGGCTGAGGTCGAGAAGTGGCTGCACGTGCTCCCACCCTCCACTCGCGTGAAGCAGGTAGTTTCCCTCGACCACGACGATGCGCGGGCCCGGTCCGATCGTGATCGCGTCGGCAACCGGTTGCTCGATCTGGCGATCGAATCCGGGAATCGATACCGGTGCATCCGCGGTGCGAACGGCGGTGAGGGCGGCCACGAAGGCCCCTACGTCGAAGGTGTCGGGTGCGCCCATGCGGTCGCGTCGGCCGAGTTCGACCAGCCTGCTCTGCGGGAAATGGAAGCCGTCCAGTGGGAGCAGCACGCTCTGCCGGACGGCCGAGTCGGGCAGTCCGGACACGTCGGCTGGGCCGACCCGACCGGCCGAGCCGAGCCAGGCGGCCGGCGCGGCCTGCAGCCGCGTGACGAGGCTCGCGGCAATCGTCGACTTGCCGGCGCCGGGTGAGCCGGCAATCCCGACGATGATGCGCGGAACCCCCGTGGCACCGTGCGCACCGGCGGCATTCGCACCGGCGGTAGACGCACCAGCGGCATCCGCCGCGGCAGCGACGACACGCACGATCTCATCGAGGCTGCGCAGAATGCTCACCCTGCCGATGCTAGTGCGCGATGCGCATGCCCATGCGTGTGCCGCGTGCCCGGCGCCGGGCGATCGCGCAGCCGGGAATCCCTACACTTGGAGCGTGGATATCACTGGATTGAACGAGTTTCTGGCCGACAACGACTTCTCGGGCGTTGTGCTCGTGAGGAAGGGCGACGAAACCGT from Leifsonia psychrotolerans encodes:
- a CDS encoding ABC transporter ATP-binding protein; this translates as MPSVTATLPRVDQRAEVRADSPSVPPVAPRENSSFSVTFDGIGRVFGTDGARGASAGPRAVLGDVSLTVPAGEILAILGTSGCGKSTLLRIAGGLDTPSSGTVTIDGTSVRGIDPRCAVGFQEPRLLPWRTLAANVALGLPRGTPRASGRAHVRELLELVGLTAFAQHRPREVSGGMAQRASLARALARNPGVLLLDEPFGALDALTRLKMQDLLLDVHQAAPTTVLLVTHDVDEALQLADRIILLGRSDGERSAGIRHEIVVPGARPRDRGSAELAELRAELLAGLGVDRHRGAASRFP
- a CDS encoding SDR family NAD(P)-dependent oxidoreductase yields the protein MTRTVAGARVLITGAASGMGRLYAARAVAEGAAAVILWDRDSAGVSVAAAELSSIAGARTRVIPYVVDIADLGAIAQTAQRVRVEVGNPDILINNAGIIRGKFFWEHDNGEDTRPTMQINALAPMYITREFLPGMIDNASRAARIVNIASAAGTLSNPRMSVYAASKAALIGWSDSLRLELVQQHHGNVKVTTVAPSYISTGMFAGARGPLLTPVMTPEYVVDRVWTAMLAGKPMLSLPWTVNLAKALRATLPLPVWDSIAGGVFGVYRSMEKFTGR
- a CDS encoding nucleoside/nucleotide kinase family protein → MSILRSLDEIVRVVAAAADAAGASTAGANAAGAHGATGVPRIIVGIAGSPGAGKSTIAASLVTRLQAAPAAWLGSAGRVGPADVSGLPDSAVRQSVLLPLDGFHFPQSRLVELGRRDRMGAPDTFDVGAFVAALTAVRTADAPVSIPGFDRQIEQPVADAITIGPGPRIVVVEGNYLLHASGGWEHVQPLLDLSLFVDLARDIRWERLVTRHEQFGKTPEAARAWATGPDERNAELIEACAVRADHQIRLEAV